The Altererythrobacter sp. Root672 genome includes a window with the following:
- a CDS encoding RNA polymerase sigma factor, translating to MSVDHGPHALDEPDEFAVDFRRDDEIVPSPALEALYREQSPRLLRSLTRRTSNREEARDLVQEVFYRVARLGTGGLQLIDRPQAYLSRMAANLLRDRAKQAWRRNSDSHVAADEVTLVGVDQERLLETRDMLARVEAAVMKLRPKTREIFLAHRIEGLSYAEIALRTGLSVKGVEKQMSKAICAIDRLIARDRA from the coding sequence ATGAGCGTGGATCACGGTCCCCACGCCCTCGACGAGCCCGACGAGTTCGCGGTCGATTTCCGGCGTGACGACGAGATCGTGCCCTCTCCGGCACTCGAAGCGCTCTATCGGGAGCAGTCGCCGCGGCTGCTGCGTTCGCTCACCCGCAGGACCTCAAACCGAGAAGAAGCGCGCGATCTCGTGCAGGAGGTCTTTTATCGCGTGGCGCGCCTGGGGACTGGCGGCTTGCAGCTCATCGACCGGCCGCAGGCCTACCTCAGCCGTATGGCCGCAAACTTGCTGCGGGACCGGGCGAAACAAGCCTGGCGACGCAATTCAGATAGCCATGTGGCGGCTGACGAGGTTACGCTTGTCGGCGTCGATCAGGAGCGCCTGCTCGAAACGCGCGATATGCTCGCACGGGTCGAGGCCGCCGTCATGAAGTTGCGCCCGAAGACGCGGGAGATTTTCTTGGCTCACCGGATCGAGGGTCTTAGCTATGCCGAGATTGCGCTGCGCACGGGGCTGTCGGTCAAGGGGGTCGAGAAGCAGATGAGCAAGGCAATTTGCGCCATCGATCGACTGATCGCTCGGGATCGCGCCTGA
- a CDS encoding tyrosine-type recombinase/integrase: protein MLTDAKARAAKPREKPYKLTDSHRLYLLVKPGGSKLWKWSYAYDGKQKTMHLGIYPLVSLVAARAKRDEARAQLQEGRDPAIVKKMRVQANIEAGHNTFERVARAWHEIAKSQWAAHHAADILRSFERDVFPAIGSLPISELKPPKLMEFLRAIEDRGAIETAKRVRQRVSAVFVYAIAEGIASVDPAEKLGGALRPLRKGRQPAITDLPRLRALIADAEEDYARPITRLALRLLALTVVRPSELRGARWDEFEDLNGRKPLWRIPATRMKGDLDRKEEVNGDHLVPLARQSVAVLRALWPLTGDCDLLFPSTRHLHKPMSENAIGYLLNRAGYHGHHVPHGFRAAFSTIMNEWAERRGKDHDRKVIDLMLAHVPREKVESAYNRAAYMPRRRELAEAWADMLTQGLPSPVVLNDRTARATGPNPRRQVPCPVSKDFRFPLRTRP, encoded by the coding sequence ATGCTAACCGATGCAAAGGCGCGCGCGGCAAAGCCGCGCGAAAAGCCCTATAAACTGACTGACAGCCACCGGCTCTACCTACTGGTCAAGCCAGGCGGTTCGAAGCTCTGGAAGTGGAGCTATGCCTACGACGGCAAGCAAAAGACGATGCATCTTGGCATCTACCCCCTGGTCTCGCTTGTCGCTGCGCGGGCCAAGCGCGACGAAGCACGCGCTCAGCTTCAGGAGGGTCGGGACCCCGCGATCGTCAAGAAGATGCGGGTCCAGGCGAATATCGAGGCGGGCCACAACACTTTCGAGCGCGTTGCCCGTGCGTGGCACGAGATCGCGAAGTCGCAATGGGCGGCCCATCACGCCGCAGACATTCTGCGGAGCTTCGAGCGCGATGTCTTTCCTGCCATCGGCAGTCTGCCCATCTCCGAATTGAAGCCGCCCAAGCTCATGGAGTTCCTTCGCGCGATCGAAGATCGTGGCGCCATCGAAACGGCAAAACGCGTGCGTCAGCGGGTCTCGGCGGTGTTCGTGTACGCCATTGCCGAGGGGATCGCCTCGGTCGACCCGGCCGAGAAATTGGGCGGGGCGCTAAGGCCCCTGCGCAAAGGGCGCCAACCTGCCATCACCGACCTCCCACGGTTGCGAGCCCTGATTGCGGATGCCGAGGAGGACTATGCCCGGCCTATAACGCGGCTCGCCCTGCGCTTGCTCGCCTTGACCGTGGTCCGCCCCAGCGAGCTGCGCGGGGCGCGCTGGGACGAGTTCGAAGATCTCAACGGCCGCAAGCCGCTCTGGCGGATTCCCGCAACGCGAATGAAGGGCGACCTCGATCGTAAGGAAGAGGTCAACGGCGACCACCTTGTCCCCCTGGCCCGACAGAGCGTCGCGGTGCTTCGCGCGTTATGGCCGCTGACGGGCGATTGCGACCTGCTTTTCCCCAGCACGCGCCATTTGCACAAACCAATGAGCGAGAACGCCATCGGTTATCTGCTCAATCGCGCTGGCTACCACGGCCACCACGTGCCTCATGGCTTCCGCGCGGCCTTCTCGACGATCATGAACGAATGGGCCGAACGCCGCGGGAAGGACCATGATCGCAAGGTCATCGATCTTATGCTCGCGCACGTGCCCAGGGAAAAGGTCGAGAGCGCCTATAACCGCGCCGCGTACATGCCGCGGCGGCGAGAGCTCGCGGAAGCATGGGCGGATATGCTGACGCAAGGCCTGCCGTCGCCTGTCGTCTTGAACGACCGAACCGCAAGAGCGACCGGTCCAAACCCTCGTAGGCAGGTGCCATGCCCGGTCTCCAAAGATTTCCGGTTTCCTTTACGGACAAGGCCATGA
- the hspQ gene encoding heat shock protein HspQ, translating to MDRAQFYSPRAGRLIEASQRVEARFAIGDVVRHKLFDFRGVVFDIDPVFAHTEEWYEAIPQDMRPRRDQPFYHLLAESEDSSYVAYVSQQNLLEDSAGGPIDHPNVPELFETFLAGRYRLRRSLTH from the coding sequence ATGGACCGAGCTCAATTCTATTCGCCCAGGGCAGGCCGGCTGATCGAGGCATCGCAGCGGGTCGAAGCGCGTTTTGCGATCGGTGACGTCGTGCGGCACAAGCTGTTCGATTTCCGCGGCGTCGTTTTCGACATCGATCCGGTCTTTGCCCACACCGAAGAATGGTATGAGGCGATCCCCCAGGACATGCGTCCCCGCCGGGATCAGCCGTTTTACCACCTCCTGGCCGAAAGTGAGGACTCGTCCTACGTCGCCTACGTCAGCCAGCAGAACCTGCTGGAAGACAGTGCGGGCGGCCCGATCGACCACCCGAATGTCCCGGAACTGTTCGAGACCTTCCTGGCCGGTCGCTATCGCCTGCG